A DNA window from Hordeum vulgare subsp. vulgare chromosome 1H, MorexV3_pseudomolecules_assembly, whole genome shotgun sequence contains the following coding sequences:
- the LOC123395978 gene encoding hornerin-like has protein sequence MEGGKDKNNTTDKGLFSNMMHGYPPHGGYGYPPQGYPPPGVPYPAPGAYPPPPGAYPPQYGGYPPHGGYPPVGYPGYGGGHGGYGGHMGYGGGYGGVGHGLGHHHGGHGYGHYGGGGHGYGHHSHGHYHGGHGWGHHGHGYHHHHHHGKHGYGKFKKCKAVEGRTIMCGLPSNRLGLTGSGLSASERDQAWPNTLGRLFSAHRRKWAHPEKRVTDTRRPVVVSTRTRISNPLLSPGEATWGSFAASLSSFFLFFLGMEKVYIAPTTQARRASAAPAAASSEASSGPTRHRRGLPRSNPTHPSTHERPRAAGPTQDSVPTALPLYKIPRQTQEPNKHGARRRSSVRRRPSRSARLLLLRPRGIARLPVLQLGPSRAMGGGNDGHGYPPGGQGGYPPAGYPPQQGGYPPQQGYPPAPGAYPPPPGAYPPAPGAYPPAPGAGGSDGEKGLLSNIMHGVAGAHGGGHGYPSGGHGYPPQQHGYPPQQGYPPQHGYPPQQHGYPPQQHGYPPAGYPGSSGHSGSHGGGIGMGGMLAGGAAAAAAAYGAHKISHGGHGGGGHMMGGMMGGHGGYGGGYGHHGGKFKHGKHGHGKFKHGKHGKHGMFGGGGKFKKWK, from the exons ATGGAAGGAGGGAAGGACAAGAATAACACCACCGACAAAGGGCTGTTCTCAAACATGATGCATGGGTACCCGCCACATGGAGGATATGGATATCCTCCTCAAGGGTACCCGCCACCAGGGGTACCCTACCCCGCTCCTGGGGCGTATCCTCCTCCACCTGGCGCATACCCTCCGCAGTATGGTGGCTACCCGCCTCACGGTGGCTATCCTCCGGTCGGCTACCCTG GCTATGGAGGTGGCCATGGAGGCTACGGTGGACACATGGGCTATGGAGGCGGCTACGGGGGTGTTGGCCACGGTCTCGGGCACCACCATGGAGGTCACGGCTACGGCCACTATGGTGGTGGAGGCCATGGCTACGGACACCACAGTCACGGGCACTACCACGGCGGGCACGGCTGGGGGCACCATGGCCACGgatatcaccaccaccaccaccatggcaAGCATGGGTACGGCAAGTTCAAGAAGTGCAAG GCGGTGGAAGGGAGAACCATCATGTGTGGATTGCCTTCAAACCGGCTGGGCTTAACGGGCAGCGGTTTGTCTGCTAGCGAGCGGGATCAAGCCTGGCCCAACACCCTTGGACGTCTTTTCTCAGCCCACCGCCGCAAGTGGGCCCATCCGGAAAAGCGCGTAACCGACACGCGTCGGCCCGTCGTCGTTTCAACGCGCACACGAATATCTAATCCTCTCCTCTCCCCGGGCGAAGCGACGTGGGGTTCCTTCGCCGCGTCgctttcttccttttttcttttttttttgggtATGGAAAAAGTATATATCGCTCCCACGACTCAAGCTCGACGCGCTTCGGCCGCGCCTGCTGCCGCCTCGAGCGAAGCATCCTCGGGCCCCACCCGTCATCGACGCGGCCTACCAAGGTCAAATCCTACCCATCCATCCACCCACGAACGGCCCCGCGCTGCGGGACCCACCCAGGATTCGGTGCCCACCGCCCTCCCCCTATATAAAATCCCCCGGCAGACACAGGAGCCCAACAAGCACGGAGCACGGAGGAGATCGTCAGTTCGTCGTCGTCCATCCAGATCGGCTCGGCTTCTCCTTCTCCGACCTCGCGGAATCGCTCGTCTTCCCGTCCTCCAG TTAGGTCCCTCAAGAGCAATGGGAGGAGGCAACGACGGCCATGGGTACCCGCCCGGTGGCCAGGGGGGataccctccggcagggtacccgcCGCAGCAGGGAGGTTACCCTCCACAGCAAGGTTACCCGCCTGCACCTGGAGCTTACCCACCTCCACCTGGGGCTTACCCTCCCGCACCTGGGGCGTACCCTCCTGCTCCTGGAGCAGGTGGCAGTGATGGGGAGAAGGGGCTCCTCTCCAACATCATGCACGGCGTTGCCGGTGCTCATGGTGGTGGTCATGGGTACCCATCTGGTGGCCACGGGTACCCCCCGCAGCAGCATGGATACCCTCCGCAACAGGGGTACCCTCCTCAGCATGGATACCCTCCCCAGCAGCATGGCTACCCTCCACAGCAGCATGGCTACCCCCCTGCCGGCTACCCTGGCTCATCTG GTCACAGTGGTAGCCACGGAGGAGGCATCGGCATGGGCGGCATGCTAGCTGGAGGCGCAGCAGCTGCTGCCGCCGCTTACGGAGCACACAAGATCTCTCACGGCGGGCACGGTGGAGGCGGACACATGATGGGAGGCATGATGGGCGGACATGGAGGCTACGGCGGTGGGTATGGCCACCACGGCGGCAAGTTCAAGCACGGGAAGCACGGCCATGGCAAGTTCAAGCACGGCAAGCATGGGAAGCACGGCATGTTCGGGGGCGGCGGCAAGTTCAAGAAGTGGAAGTAA